A single genomic interval of Alteromonas sp. CI.11.F.A3 harbors:
- a CDS encoding CRTAC1 family protein, whose translation MKKALLNIKVLTTFGLISVICLSLNLISDFTFSTTSKSVNPISFQTEQTPVQFVESAFIKGIMFKHIQRTEKLSGIKDAMGSGVCVIDFNQDGYEDVFVVGGEGVTRRYGKKHWWNNPTGSKLYQNIAGQYFTDVTTLAGEAQLPGGYGCAVGDLNDDGYPDLVYGKTNELILLTNKNGKTFSQSTIGEIPKPYWPLSITIWDHNLDGKQDILVANFLDYENDIKIGNQEYGYETDSQFNAENYNGLRNAILLNSGSQANTSTPLFETLQLSSYDRTLSIIPKQIVAGNRSASGGYYIANGSGSNSDFMDFGDNQSSNLFTKLLSFKKSPNVQLSSIKVADKTALLFIPFGGGSTQLHLVGEQVNKDRAWELFATSDKDASVQSWGAIVEDLNNDGREDFIIAKGNAEPHIETPYVPVGNVNSGRLQIANGRFETTLFSQFPTLKRSSRGIASADFDNDGKLDYAVNNNNGVLSLYMNRTHTNNNWISFNCQPINLCNLVEFTLNTESNTQLATETLVKPQPFLSSSQRRVHFGLGQFDSNVSLKVTGPDNKNIFENLSLNNIYQLSLAQGKIDIISKKTRMHTDSIEAGHYNLFAYIDLPVNELIPALSQTIEPSLSSLLTFARQLNHDKFVTVKTSQARSQEVITLISWLFNQMQRFPPSQQRGELYAMLIELISKTESDLFVEHLDYLIRSLPEPQFCQLTDNLNYWFWEEEVAPLNKPVLKSQLLHRALRTPSESETICALHALSASEDPTIGASLMVFLRQNQQNQHAPNALTSSVIRTIGFLKYRKALAPLTQICSNVYEPVLKAECVVTLTKLDVKPGRIKSILERTENDELVFRLHPDRLVLQNVFGPTTTTESNPTKTSWVSTYLNSTLFSHFSIAHTIDIVSAATEQDKLRAISQLNRLRSEKDIERIILKMDQLGLPLSEDYSQLLLEHYPEQSWFIPYLTLQSLKSFFENQDLNQYSLAFQSAISKECRIRTSLTEYCKQRFEPDMKHLRSGFSAILEDNPMTLNYLMQSDSKVKKRVVINQLARAARNAQKEGLGEPSPQLTRIFEFLYLQHSYIDVSTNQVNNVWIASFIHYAQAKGYVLDSQWRQHYVLASKKATDSLVP comes from the coding sequence GTGAAAAAAGCTCTTCTTAATATCAAAGTACTAACTACCTTTGGATTGATAAGTGTTATCTGTTTATCACTAAATCTTATTTCTGATTTTACTTTTTCGACAACCTCCAAGTCAGTAAATCCTATCAGTTTTCAAACTGAGCAAACGCCTGTTCAATTTGTAGAATCAGCCTTTATAAAGGGCATCATGTTCAAACATATTCAGCGCACTGAAAAGCTATCCGGTATCAAAGATGCAATGGGTTCAGGTGTATGTGTCATAGATTTCAATCAAGATGGGTATGAGGATGTATTTGTTGTGGGTGGCGAAGGCGTTACTCGTCGATATGGAAAAAAACATTGGTGGAACAACCCGACAGGTTCCAAGCTTTATCAGAATATCGCCGGACAGTATTTTACAGATGTCACCACCTTAGCAGGAGAAGCGCAGTTACCTGGTGGATATGGCTGTGCTGTTGGCGATTTGAATGACGATGGATATCCAGACCTCGTTTATGGTAAAACTAACGAATTAATCTTGCTCACTAACAAAAATGGCAAAACTTTTAGTCAGTCCACAATAGGTGAAATCCCAAAACCTTACTGGCCGCTGTCTATTACTATTTGGGATCACAATCTAGATGGCAAGCAGGATATTCTCGTCGCCAACTTTCTAGATTATGAGAACGACATAAAAATAGGGAATCAGGAATACGGTTATGAAACCGATTCCCAATTTAATGCTGAAAACTACAATGGATTAAGAAACGCAATTCTGCTGAATAGCGGTTCCCAAGCCAACACATCCACTCCTCTATTCGAAACTCTGCAACTATCAAGTTATGACCGAACTTTAAGTATCATACCCAAACAAATTGTTGCCGGAAATAGGTCCGCTTCAGGCGGCTACTATATTGCAAACGGCTCAGGTTCAAATTCAGACTTTATGGATTTTGGCGATAACCAGTCAAGTAACCTCTTTACCAAACTATTGAGTTTTAAGAAGTCCCCCAACGTTCAACTCAGTTCTATAAAAGTTGCAGATAAAACTGCATTGTTGTTCATCCCCTTTGGAGGGGGAAGCACTCAATTGCATCTGGTAGGTGAACAAGTAAACAAGGACAGAGCTTGGGAATTATTCGCAACATCCGATAAGGACGCTTCAGTGCAATCTTGGGGGGCTATTGTTGAAGATTTAAATAATGATGGCCGTGAAGACTTCATCATAGCAAAGGGCAACGCTGAACCCCATATTGAAACCCCTTATGTGCCTGTAGGAAATGTCAATTCCGGAAGACTTCAGATAGCCAATGGACGATTTGAGACAACTTTATTTTCCCAGTTTCCCACACTAAAACGTTCCTCCAGAGGGATCGCGTCTGCTGATTTTGACAACGATGGGAAACTTGATTACGCCGTAAACAACAATAATGGTGTGCTATCACTGTATATGAATCGCACTCATACCAACAATAACTGGATATCTTTCAACTGTCAGCCAATAAACCTCTGCAATCTAGTAGAATTTACTTTAAACACTGAGTCAAACACGCAGTTAGCAACCGAGACATTAGTGAAGCCTCAGCCCTTTCTGTCTTCAAGCCAACGCAGGGTGCATTTCGGCCTAGGTCAATTTGATTCTAACGTATCGCTTAAAGTGACAGGACCTGATAACAAAAATATTTTTGAAAACTTATCACTAAATAACATTTATCAGTTGAGTTTGGCACAAGGTAAGATCGACATTATCTCGAAAAAAACAAGAATGCATACTGACTCAATTGAGGCCGGCCATTACAATTTGTTTGCGTATATAGATTTACCGGTGAATGAACTTATTCCCGCTCTATCGCAAACAATTGAGCCCTCGCTTAGCTCACTGCTGACATTTGCCAGACAATTAAACCATGATAAATTTGTAACAGTGAAAACTTCGCAGGCGAGAAGTCAGGAAGTCATCACACTAATCAGTTGGTTATTTAACCAGATGCAGCGATTTCCGCCATCGCAGCAGCGTGGTGAACTTTATGCCATGCTTATTGAGTTAATCAGCAAAACCGAAAGTGATCTGTTTGTCGAACACTTGGATTATTTGATTCGTTCACTGCCAGAACCGCAATTTTGCCAACTAACAGATAACCTTAATTACTGGTTCTGGGAAGAAGAGGTGGCTCCATTAAATAAGCCAGTACTGAAGTCTCAGTTGTTGCACCGCGCACTGAGAACGCCCTCTGAATCTGAGACAATTTGTGCGCTTCACGCTTTGAGCGCGAGCGAAGACCCAACAATAGGCGCTTCGCTCATGGTATTTCTTCGCCAGAACCAACAGAATCAACACGCACCGAACGCCCTAACCTCATCCGTCATTAGAACAATTGGATTTTTGAAGTACCGAAAAGCACTAGCCCCATTAACGCAGATCTGTTCCAACGTTTACGAACCAGTACTCAAAGCCGAATGCGTTGTGACGTTAACCAAACTTGACGTAAAACCTGGCAGGATAAAATCTATTCTTGAGCGGACTGAAAATGATGAATTGGTATTCAGGCTTCATCCTGACAGACTTGTTTTACAAAACGTTTTTGGGCCCACAACGACGACGGAATCAAACCCAACTAAAACTTCCTGGGTCAGCACCTACCTTAATTCGACTTTGTTTAGTCATTTTTCCATCGCCCATACTATCGATATTGTTTCAGCAGCAACAGAGCAGGATAAATTGCGAGCGATAAGTCAACTTAATCGGTTGCGCTCAGAAAAGGATATTGAACGCATTATTTTAAAAATGGACCAACTCGGTCTGCCCCTGTCTGAAGATTACTCACAGTTACTACTAGAGCATTATCCTGAGCAATCTTGGTTTATTCCTTACTTAACTTTGCAAAGCTTAAAGTCCTTTTTCGAAAACCAAGATTTAAACCAGTACTCCCTAGCATTTCAGTCAGCTATATCAAAGGAGTGTCGTATTCGCACTTCTTTAACAGAGTATTGTAAGCAACGCTTTGAGCCAGACATGAAGCACCTTAGAAGTGGTTTTAGTGCTATCTTGGAAGACAACCCCATGACACTTAATTATTTGATGCAATCCGACTCAAAGGTGAAAAAACGGGTAGTAATAAATCAACTGGCCCGTGCTGCACGAAATGCACAAAAAGAAGGGTTAGGAGAACCAAGCCCACAGCTGACCAGAATTTTTGAGTTTTTGTATCTTCAGCACAGTTACATCGATGTCTCTACTAATCAGGTAAATAATGTTTGGATTGCTAGCTTTATTCATTACGCGCAAGCTAAAGGTTATGTACTTGATTCGCAGTGGCGCCAGCATTATGTGCTCGCATCAAAGAAAGCTACTGACTCGCTGGTGCCTTGA
- a CDS encoding PEP-CTERM sorting domain-containing protein, with product MKSSKVTKACIVLLCLVQSLFFSAAALATLINNGDFSSGLNDWSDASFTGSVTENGGQAILSSGDNTDPFAAVLIQGDDGSFLFDSPIMVDPNVSMLSVDTALLSMLFDPTEQGGSAFSDTLFLAIYDAADYTLDATFEIPALGNVAETFLFDMSDWLGRGIAISFELADEDDGFNLSYSVDNVLFTYNNTPVPVPEPASFIMLLVGLTLLARCRKSA from the coding sequence ATGAAAAGCAGTAAAGTAACTAAAGCCTGTATTGTGCTTTTATGTCTTGTGCAATCTCTCTTTTTTAGTGCGGCAGCACTAGCGACCCTAATTAATAATGGTGATTTCTCATCAGGATTGAATGACTGGAGCGACGCGAGTTTCACTGGTTCAGTGACAGAGAATGGCGGTCAAGCTATTTTATCATCAGGTGATAATACTGACCCGTTTGCAGCCGTCCTAATACAAGGTGATGATGGAAGCTTCCTTTTTGATTCTCCCATCATGGTTGATCCTAATGTGTCAATGTTAAGTGTCGACACGGCGCTACTAAGTATGCTTTTTGATCCAACAGAGCAAGGCGGCTCAGCTTTTAGTGACACGCTTTTTTTGGCAATTTATGATGCGGCTGACTACACCCTTGATGCTACGTTTGAAATTCCTGCACTTGGGAATGTAGCTGAAACCTTCTTATTTGATATGAGTGATTGGTTAGGCCGAGGAATTGCCATCTCATTTGAACTTGCCGATGAAGATGATGGTTTTAATCTTTCCTACTCAGTAGACAATGTCCTCTTTACTTACAACAACACACCGGTGCCTGTGCCGGAACCAGCGTCCTTCATTATGTTACTCGTTGGTCTCACGCTGTTAGCACGTTGTCGCAAGTCTGCGTAA